The Cololabis saira isolate AMF1-May2022 chromosome 20, fColSai1.1, whole genome shotgun sequence genome includes a window with the following:
- the LOC133420203 gene encoding tripartite motif-containing protein 16-like: MAGKDVQLDQETISCSICLDLLKDPVTIPCGHSYCMNCIKTHWDGEDQRGTHSCPQCRKTFNPRPVLMKNTMLAFLVEELKKTGLKSAPDDLCYAGPEDVGCDVCTGRKVKAVQSCLVCLASYCEKHLQPHYHAPPLKKHKLVDPVSGEYLLQENICSLHDEVMKFFCSTDQKRICYLCSMHEHRGHVTAPVLAERSEKEKELEVSRRQIQQRIQDREKDVELLQQEVEDINVSADKAVEDSEKSFNEVVSLLQKRSSDVKQQVRSQQEHEVSRVKDLQEKLQQEITDLKRIDAELGLTNTENHHQFLHNDPSPSSTSIQTRPLRYFEDVTAAVSETKKRILDLLRETWTKISLSVAEVDVLLPGPEPKTRAGFLNHSRDITLDPNTTNTHLLLSNGNRKVTVMREKQSHPSHPDRFTSWWQVLSLQSLTERCYFEMEWKGDGICIAVAYKDISRAGNSDDCRFGSNDKSWALRCDRNKYSFWYNNVDTPVSGPPSSRFGVYVDHRAGVLSFYSVSKTLTLLHRVQTSFTQPLCVGVRLTYYGVTAKFIKLK, encoded by the coding sequence ATGGCAGGGAAAGACGTTCAGCTGGACCAAGAAACAATCTCCTGTTCCATCTGTCTGGATCTACTGAAGGATCCGGTGACCattccctgtggacacagttactgcatgaactgtatTAAAACCCACTGGGATGGAGAGGATCAGAGGGGAACACACAGCTGTCCCCAGTGCAGGAAAACCTTCAATCCGAGACCCGTCCTGATGAAAAACACCATGTTGGCCTTTTTGGTGGAGGAGCTGAAGAAAACCGGACTCAAATCTGCTCCGGACGATCTCTGCTACGCCGGACCTGAAGACGTTGGCTGTGACGTCTGCACTGGGAGGAAGGTGAAAGCTGTCCAGTCCTGTCTGGTCTGTCTGGCCTCTTATTGTGAGAAACATCTCCAACCTCACTACCACGCTCCACCCTTAAAGAAACACAAGCTGGTGGATCCAGTTTCGGGAGAATATCTGCTCCAGGAGAACATCTGCTCTCTCCACGATGAGGTGATGAAGTTCTTCTGTAGTACTGATCAGAAGAGGATCTGTTATCTGTGTTCGATGCACGAACATAGAGGTCACGTGACGGCTCCGGTCTTAGCAGAGAGATCCgagaaggagaaggagctgGAGGTGAGTCGACGACAAATCCAGCAGAGAATCCAGGACCGAGAGAAAGACGTGgagctgcttcagcaggaggtggaggacATCAACGTCTCTGCTGATAAAgcagtggaggacagtgagaaGAGCTTCAACGAGGTGGTCAGTCTTCTCCAGAAAAGAAGCTCCgatgtgaagcagcaggtcagatcccagcaggaacACGAAGTGAGTCGAGTCAAAGATCTTCAGGAGAaactgcagcaggagatcactgacctgaagaggaTTGACGCTGAGTTGGGGCTCACGAACACGGAGAACCACCACCAGTTCCTCCACAACGACCCCTCGCCGTCGTCCACCAGCATCCAGACTCGTCCTCTCAGGTACTTTGAGGACGTGACAGCAGCTGTGTCAGAGACCAAAAAGAGAATACTGGACCTTCTGAGAGAGACGTGGACAAAGATCTCACTGTCAGTGGCTGAAGTGGATGTTTTATTGCCGGGACCAGAACCAAAGACCAGAGCCGGATTCTTGAATCATTCACGAGACATCACTCTGGACCCAAACACAACTAACACTCATCTATTACTATCTAACGGGAACAGAAAAGTGACggtaatgagagaaaaacagtctCACCCCAGCCACCCGGACAGATTCACGTCTTGGTGGCAGGTCCTGAGTCTGCAGAGTCTGACCGAACGCTGTTACTTCGAGATGGAGTGGAAAGGTGACGGAATTTGCATAGCGGTCGCGTACAAGGACATCAGCAGGGCGGGAAACTCGGACGACTGCAGATTCGGATCCAACGACAAGTCCTGGGCATTGCGTTGCGATCGAAACAAGTACTCGTTCTGGTACAACAATGTGGACACTCCCGTCTCGGGACCTCCGTCCTCCAGATTTGGAGTTTACGTGGACCACAGAGCGGGTGTTTTATCTTTCTACAGCGTCTCTAAAACCCTGACTCttctccacagagtccagacctcgTTCACTCAGCCGCTCTGCGTCGGAGTCCGACTCACGTACTATGGAGTCACTGCAAAGTTCATTAAGCTGAAATAG